The nucleotide window CAGAAGGTTCACACCTAATGGAAAGGTCCGAGCGCATGGCAGGAGGGGCCTGGCTAAGCTCTGAGTCAGACGTGAAGATCACGTGCCTTTGTGGCTATCTCTTAAGCCTCAGGGAAAAGGTAACTTCTACTTTCTGTCAGGATGTTGACCAGTGGCTGGTTAAAGTGAGCCAGGGTCACCTTTGTCACGGAGACACATAAAGCTTCAGCCTGTTCCCAAGgaattcataattttgttttgttttgtttttcgagacaaggtttgtgtagctctggctatccaggaacttgctctgtagaccaggctggcctcaaactcacatagattcacctggctctgcctcctaaatactgggattaagggagtACACCAACACACCCAGCATGGAATTCATAACCTTGAGGAGGGAGAAGATACTACCTGAGGAAAGGCTACTAATATTCGTGTGCTAGCGGGTGATGCTCCTGGCGTGGGTGCACAAGAAAGGGAATCAGCCTGAACAAGCCAGCAGTATCTGGGAGAGAAGACTTCCTAGGGGAGCACACTTGAACCAAGGCTTGAAAGCCTAGAGGATTTAGAAACCACAGCTGGGGTGGGTGAAAGAGTTCTAGAGAATGTAACCTGAGTACAGCAGCAGTCCAGGCTGGAAGgaacacaaagaaatgagaagTTAATCAGCAAATGCCAAAGGGCGAGAGGGTCACATGATGACATGTTTATCAGAGCCCTGATTTAATCTGCCTGAAGGAGCCTTGACAAACTATTTTCTTGACCAACTGACTGACAACCTTAGCAAATATTATTACCCCTCTGACTCTGGGACCAGAAAGAAAGCTTATCACTTTCAGTGTACCCTGACTGGGAGAAGTGGGGGATTCCTGCCTGCCTGAGAAACCATCCCACTGACTTACGGCAACAGCCCGTCTGAAGTAAGGCCAGTGTTTTCCCCCCAGGAGCTGCACACAAATCAAGCACGGTGTCTCCAGGCTGCAGACCAAGAGCCAGGACTGGTAGCAAGGAGGCAGCATCCATCAGGTAGTAATCCAGGAGACCCATGCTGCCAAGTCTGGAAGAGAGAAGATCATCTCACACATCTCCTGAGAGCCAAGGTGAGCAAGTCCATGCCCAGTAGGGTCAGTGTGCTCCACTCAGCAAAATTATTTCTCAGACACTCATTCATCCATACAGTATCCACTATTCATTCATCTATACAGCATCTACTACTCATTAACTTACCTATACAGAATTCATGGTACTCATTCATTCCTTTATATAATATccacaatgacttttttttttaagaaacaagagCAAGGGCCagagaagtggctcagaggttaagagcactggctgttcttccaaaggtcctgagttcaattcccagtacccacatggtggctcacatgagatctggcgccctcttctggccttcatgcatacatgcaggcagaacactatgcataataaatacacctttaattaaaaaaaaagaaagaaacaagatcaAGGTCTCATGTGTCCCAAGCTGGTCTCATCCTTGCTATGAAGCTGAGAATGTCGGTGAACTTCGGATTCCCCTGGCTCCACTGATGAACTGTGGAattacaggtttgtgccaccacacctggtttacaCATGTGGATAAAACTCAGGGTTCTATGCGTGCTTGGTAAAcattctaccactaagctacactcCCATTCCTGAGTGATCCTTTTGAAAACAGATCAATTTGCTCCCAAACTAGTCTCACTAGCCACCTTGCTATTCCTTCAGCAAGTCACACATGATCATGTCTCAGGCCTTTCAGTTGCTAACACTCTTCCTTTACATATCTCTACTACACGTTACTTCTATCAGGCATTGTCTCAAagtgacctctttttttttttttcttagtttttcgagacagggtttctctgcggctttggagcctgtcctggaactccctttgtagaccaggctggtctcgaactcacagagatccacctgcctctgcctcccgagtgctgggattaaagaaaggctCAAAGTGACCTCTTTAAACCATTGGCATTCCCAGAGTTCTAGCTCCAGCTGCACTACTTTTCTTTAAAGCACTTGTTCCTCACTTTAAAGGTacaagtatatgtatgtgtgtgtgtattttcccaTATTAGAATGTAGCTCTGGGAGGGCAGATTTTACCTGTTTTGTTCCCTGACCTGATACTATGCCTGTCACATAGTATGAACGCACTGGTTCAGAAATAAGGGCTATCTACTATGTGTACTGGAGCTACCTGAGGTGGGTCTGATGAAAAACCAGAGGCCTTCATTTAAGATTTAGTGGgggaaatgtatagctcaattaaaaacaaagaattaaataaaaaaaaaaagatttagtgagaaagactggaaagatggctcagcaaacaaGGGCACTAGCTTCTctcccagagaacccaagttcggctcctagcacccacatggtggctcaaaacctcctctaattccaggggatctgacacccacttCCACTCTGCAGGATCCTGCACCCAAAGGggacatatactcacacataaaaatagaagatACAGCCGAGTGATGGtggtgtaggcctttaatcccagcacttgggaggcagaggcaggtggaatttCAGTATGCCAAATTTCACTTCTTCCTTGCCACAATCCTGGAAGACAGCTAAGTCTAACACTCCTCAAGCCAGGCTTTCTGGGCCTCAAACTTCTTCTTAGTTGTGTGACTTTCAGCAAACTACTCTCTGTACCCAGGTCTTTTCCTCTGAAATAAGAGTACCTAGAGTAGCCCAATAGTAGAATGCTTGCCAACTATGTCAGACTCTGGATTccaagactcagaaaaaaaaatgtatctgctATTATAACAGGACTTTtaggttttttgttattttgggtagTGACAACTTCAAACTCCTGAACctctgttgtgttttgtttttgtgttgttgtttgtttttctgaggctgGGTCTCGCTGTGTAGGCCTAGCTAGCCTCTAACCCACTGTTCTCATGCTTTAAGATAACAAGTGCTGGTATTGCAGGCTTGTATGACCATGTCCAGCTTCGTAGTTTCCAGGACTAAAGCCCAGTTTAGCCCTTGAGTGTGCAGTCTTTTCTCACGGAATTCCATACACATTTTCCTACCAAAGTCCACTTCCTCTTGCCTTACTCCCACAGCTGCCTGGCGGggcaaacattttcattttcactggAAAGGAAGCAGTGAGTTGCTCTTGGGAAAGGCAGGTGTTTCCTACAGAAGGCAGTATGTCAGAACAGGTTCCAAGCTCAGGTTTTGGGGTTCAGACTGCCTGGGTCTAAGTACCAGCTACACCACTTACTCTCTGACAGATTGAAAGCCAATAAACTCCTTAACTTCATTATACCTCAAATATAAAAGAGGGCAGATATTATTTCCCTAAGGGTCTTAACAGAACAAAAAGAGATGGCGTGGGTACAGCACGTAAATAAACACCTAGTCTGTATAAGCACACCAGGGAAACTGACGATTCTGATTTTATTCCAGAGGGCTGAGCAACTCCTCACGTCTACTTCTAGCGGGGACTCAGGATGATCCTCATGGTTCCAGATCCTACCTGGCAGGAGGGAAACGGCTGACATCCCCTCTGGAGAAAGTAAAGCATCGAAGGTTTGGACTGCAGtctggggatggagtgggagcGAGGCCACTCTCAGGCTCTGGTTCCTGGCGAGAGATGGCTTCATTCACAAAGTCCTTGGCACTCAGCTGCTCCAGCTTAGCACTCACGTTATCACAAGCAGCAAAATTATTGACCAACGCGCCATACTTCTGCTCTGAGAGAAGACTAACACGGATCGAGGGCCAAAGATCCCCAAATTGTACACTGTAGGTCATGTCGAAATTCTGCAGAGCAAGCCGAGTGGCAGGGAATTCTGGCTCTGTGGTAGCCTAAAAGAGAAAGGGCAAGCTTATTAATCTTCCTGGTCTTGACTCTATCTCTTGTCAGCTGACTTTACTGTTTTAGCTAGGGTTTCTagtgctatgatgaaacaccatgaccaaggcaacttgaggagaaaagggtttatttcagcttttacTTCCAGGTGAcagccatcactgagggaagtgaaggcaggaactcaaacagggcaggaactgcAGGAAgcaatgcagaggccatggaggagtgctattTACTGGCTCACTTActaatggcttgctcagccagctttcttagagaacccggGGCCCCCAACTCAGGGATGccactacccacaatgggctgggccctctaccattaatcactaattaagaaaacaccttaCAGCTAAATCTTATAGTGGTATGCTTAATTAAGAGTCCCTCCTTTTTGCctaactccagcttgtgtcaagttggcataaaactagtcAACATATCTACCAATACCTCAGACCCCCGAGGCAAACTCAAATCCATCCAGCGCTCTCTCCTACCTTtgcaacctgcctctgcctaccaatgGAGAAATTGGGGGCTGGGAGAATGAAGAGTTAGCTTCATATCACAGGCCTAGAAGGAACACAATACCTCTCCCAGTTACTGTGAAGGGGTCTTCAAGCAAGAGAGCGAGCCAATGCTAGGGATCGTGGTGCACActcgtaatcccagcattcagcaggctgaggcaggaggatccagagttcaaagTGAGCCTTGGGGCTACAAAAGCAAACGAGATCAGACTGGGTTACATATCAGGGGTCTCTGAGCAAGGTGGCTGAATGGGGAAAGGTTCTTGCCACTAGATGTGACTacctgagtttggtcctggggacccacatggtagaactGATTCCCCCAAGTTGTCTGACCTCCTCAGGTGtacccatatgcacacatgcacacaccataccTATACCAAtactaataaataagtaaacgtCATTATTAAAAGTCTCCTGCCATCCTaccactcaggaagtagaggggtgtcatccttggctacagagagTACAAGACAAATTGGGATACAAGATACTCTAtctcaaatacacagagagacgagagagagagaaacataaaagAGTCTCAAAAACGTGAAAGGGGGAGTGATTGAGCTTGAGCTGGGAtgcacctcagtgtgtgctcagtgtgaGACAGCTTTTGCCTAGCGCATGCAACACTGAGATTTGATACTTAGCactgaaatggaagaaggggactTAAGAAACAGCTCAAGGGAAAACTCTTGAAGAAACTGTTTACTCAAGCCCTGGGAAAGCTTGAGGCTTAaagcttttttcgagacagttttttctctgtgtaacagccctgactgctctggaactggctctgtagaccaagctggccttgaactcacaatccacctacctctgattcccagtgctgggattaaaggcctgtgccaccatgcccatccagacacttttattctttataatcCTGTTTTCAAAAACTTGCTCATACCTACCAGCTGATGAGTGCTCTATGGCAGCAGTGCTCAAGAGGATACAAAAGGAACACCACCACCTTCCACAGCTGAGGAGCAGAGAGTCACTCACCTAAGACCGCCCAGTGAACGGGCAACAGAATGCACAGGATCACAGAGCTGAGTTGTTTTAGAAGATTTCCCAGACCCCAGGaaggcagaataaagacagttcACAAACTCTTAAGGTACGAATTAAAGCAGAAACTTCGAGGGTGACTGTTACTGGGCTGGAAGTGAAGAACGTGAGTCATATTAAAAAAGAACTGAAGACTTCCGATGTGGAGGTCCCAAGCTGGTCCGGGGTTGCAACGCGGAGATGCTATTGCTGACAGTCTTGTTACTGCAATTTCTGCTCTaatctgggttttttgttctggTCAGAACTTGTGTTCTGGTAGTCATCATTTCTTCTTATTGTGTGGACTCTTGCTCCGACCATGACTTTTCCTATGGTCAGGACTCTTGCTCCGGTTCTTACTTTTATCACCTTGAGGGCTCTTGCTCTTCTTCCGACTTCTGCTATGGTGATATTTCTCACCCTGGCTCTCAGTGATGCTCAAGTGGCTACTCTCACCATGGACCTGAGTATTGCTTTGGGGAGGACTACTGCTCTGGCTCCGACTTCTGCTCTGCAAAGATCTCCTGCGTGGGGCACTCTTGTTCTGGCTCTGGCTTTTCTTTTGGACACTCTGGCTTTCACAACTACAGCATTCACTAATAATAATGGTTGAACTACAGCTGGCAGTAGCGCTGCAGGTGGAGCTCTTAGAGGAAGGCAAAGAGCAGCTATAGGGGATCTGGGGAGGATCTCTGGGTGGGCCTGAAGGGGACACGGCATAGGTATGAAGGCCACAGGGAATAGTATTGGGGCAAAGCCGAATTCGAGGAACAAGAGGTAAACACCGGGGGTCAAAGGGTGTCCTCAGAGGGATAAAAGAATAGATGTGGGTAGAACAAGGAGGCACCACAGGCTTGCTATTGGGTGGTGGCGGACCCCTGGGAGCAGCAGAAATGCCACAGGGAACCACAGGCTGGTTATGACACTGAGGGAGACGCATAGAGCGATTCAGGGGACTAGACAGTGGGGACAAATGGGAGGTTGGAGGAACCACAGAATACATGTGGGTATTGCAGGGGGATACAGGAGGTGGTCCGTGGGGACTGCTCTTGGGATATCTACTGGGCAAGAGAGGATTATAAGGCAGGGACTGGAGACAGGAAGTCGGGGCAACAATTTTAAGGGGTCCTGTGTCCACAGTAGTCTCTGGGGGAAGTTCTTTTGGTAAGGAATTTGAAGTAGTTGTAATGGCTGGCTCCATAAGAGGATTAGAGAACCCAAAGGACTGggagggaggctgaggagaggTGTTGGTCTTACGGGACCTAGGATGATCAAGATGGGTGGGGTTGGGTGTGTTGACCAGGGAGCGACACCTGTAGGCAGCGCGGCGTGAATCTGAGAATTTGGGGGACTTCACTTGAGGAACTGGGGTAGGGAGAGGGGGCTCATTATAACTTCTGGGTGTCTGATGAGGAGCTAAAAGCTGGTTGCCCAGGGGAGGTGGGAAATTCAGGGAAGGATAAGGACGCTGAGGAGGAGGTGGTTCTGTGGGGCAGGGAGGACCAGAAACTATACTACCCGGGGTTAGCAAGAGGAAAGAGTTTCCCCCAGTATTCCAAGATAGAAAGGACTCTAAGCAAGTCTTTTGGAGAGATGGAGGCTCAGATGAGTTAGAAGAACCAGAACTCTCAGGTGGTAGGTTGATACGGTAAGGACTCCTAGGGGCACGTAACTGGGATTCTGAGCAAATATGGGAATAATGAAAAGTGCCCACTTTGGGTAAGACGGGAGAGCAAGAAATGCCTGCCTGAGAAGAAAGTGGAGGGCCACAACCATTTTCCCCAGGAGATCCATCAGGCTGTGGTTTAGGCTCACAAGAGTCTGGAGGCTTAGGGTGGTCATGGTATAGGCTGCCAGTGGGTGGGGTTGTGGCCGAGGAAAGAGGAGGGTCACTGTAACTTCTCCCAGGGGACCAGTGGGAGATCATGGGCCCAGTTTCCAAAACTCTGTGAGGAACGGCTGTGGCGACTAGAGGACTAGTTTCCAGAGGTCTGTGAGCAAGAGGAGGTGAAATTGTAAGGCCAGTTCTCAGGGGCCTATGGGTAAGAAGAGGTGAAACTACGTTGTAACTTCCCTGGGACCCGGGCATACAGGGAGTCGAAATCAAGGAGTCAGAATCCAAGGATATATGAGTGACTAGAGGGGAGGTTACTGGGCTGGTTCTGGGGGGCTGATGAATGAGAGGTGGAGAAGTCACTGAGCTACAGTAACAAAAGCACGGGTTTGGAGGACAGGGACGCTGAGATCTTGGGGAACCGATACAGTCGTAATAAGGGTTCTGCTGACAAGGAGAGGGTGACCCTTGAAAGCTGAATCGGTCAAAACAAGGGCTCGGAGGGGATGAACCAGCCGGGTTTTGGCTGTACAGCCTCCCTAAGAGTGGAGTAAAGGGTTCAAAAGAACCTCTCCCCTGTGGGGGTGAGCAGGAGGGCAGCGGGggctgagggggtggggagggaatcCGTCGAGGTAGGCAAGGCGATGTAACAGTGAGGCAAGAGAAAGGTTCTCTGGAGTAAGGGGGGTTGGTGAGCCTTTTGCCTGCATTTGGAGAAAGGCCTGTAGTACAAACAAGGTGGTCGTTGAACTCTTTCCTGAGCGCTAAAGGCACCCCAAGAGTGAGGACAGGGCTAAATCCTTTACTGCAGGACGACGGAGACCCAGGAGGGTAGGGGTAGTTGTCATGATCTTTTGCTAGGGGTGAGGCTGCAGGGGCTGAAAATTCAAGGAGGAACGGAGGAGAAGAGGTCGAGGTCATgggactggagggggtggggaagggaaagagggagaaggggaaagaaggggtGAAGAGGGCAAGGAAAAGGTAAGCAAAAAAAAAGGGAACATGAGGTGATATGACGTCAGCGAAAGAATGAAAGCGCAGTGATGACTTAACATAGAGGGGCGGGGTCGGGAGGCTGCTTATGCAACAGCAAGAGGAGCCTTGTTAATAAAAGGGCAGACAGCGAGGTGACCACAGCTTCAGAAAGTTTACTGTCCCTGGGATGACTACAAATATGAACGACGGAAAGCACAAGGACTGGATAAGTTTCTCTCTTACGTTCCGTGCAAGACCTTACCCATTTCTTCTTATATCGGTGTCTCCGCGGGACCGACGTGAAGTCCACGAGCTTCAGCAGCTTCCGAACACTCCTTACTACGGGCGCAGCCATGTCAGCTGGCAACGTCAAACAACTCCGACCGGAACCGCAGCTGCGTATTCTCGGGTTCCGGGGAGGGCGGCGCACTACTTGGGATAACTGCAGCGAAAGGGGAGGGAGCCAGGCTTGCGGGTCTTCCAgggctctgcctgcctccgcctgcCTTCGCACGCGGAGACCACTGGGAGAGCGGCTCCCCAGGGGTCGGgattggggtggggggtaggaAAGGCCTTCTGGGCTCAGACTGCACGGAGAATGATCCCAAAGTAGAGCGAAATTAGACCAGATTTATTGGCAAAGCGGGATTGCAGGGAAGGCGTAAAAGCTTCAGTTTCAAGGTCTGTCTTTACAGACACCTAGTTTTGTGTTGTGAGAGACTCCAATTGTGTAAGCTTTAGGCCCAACCACACTTGATCCCACTATTCAGGATccaagggagaggaaggagtgataaCTATTTTTAGAAACGATCATCTAGCGGGGCATAGTGGCATATATCTTTTatcccagaatttggaaggcagaagcaggcagatctctgagttcgaagccagcatggtctacacagtgagctccagggcagtcagagctacatggtgagactctgtctcagaaaggagAGACATCATCTGACTACAGTAAACAATCTAAagtagaagtaagaaaaggaagatgAGAGAAATGATGATGGTTTGGATTAGTGTACTGTGAAAACAGAGGAGGGCACTCCAGAACTGTAGGACGGATCGAGTCCTACTAAAGCAACAGAAGGCAAAAAGTGAGGcagtgtgtgcttgtatgtgaaACCCTGGGTCCAGTCCCCAGAAGCCCCTcccaagtttttgttttgtattgttttcttttttctttctcaaaatactACTGGGTATGGATGGTGGAaaatacctgtaatcctagcagttgCTAAGTAGAGGTAAGAGTTGGACGCCAGTCTGAACCACAGGAGACTTAGTCTcagaaaaatcaaagacaaatTAATGCTTACTGTATCTCAAGTTTTAACTATCCTGTAACCTTACTTTTATTCTTATAATATATTGCCATCCAGTGTATATTATCTTATACTCagctaaattatatatatatattttgatttttcgagacagggtttctctgtggctttggagcctgtcctgaaactagctcttgtagagcaggctggcctcgaactcacagagatccgcctgcctctgcctcccgagtgctgggattaaaggcatgcgccaccaccgcctggccttaaattataatttttaagatgCTAAAATATATCAAGGAGATCTCTGGAGCTTGTGAGCCGCCACCCTtatggagttagtgagctccagattgagagagactgtctcagaaatatCTGATGacaaacatacaccacacacacatctttttttctcttctttttgtttttttgagacagggtttctctgttagctttggctgtcccggaacttgctttgtaaccaggctggcctcgaactcagagatccactggcctctgcctcccaagtgctgggattaaaggtgtgtgcccaaaATATAACTCATACaagtataaaataaacacatgccAGAAATTGTGTTCATCATCATATCTGTCATTACAATTAAACAATGAGGGTACTGAAAATAAAGACTTGTTTACGTGAGAATTCAAGTTTCAAAATTTTAACTAGCAAATGAGGCATAAtgacatgtctttaatcccagcattctggagtctgaggcaggtggagttctgtgagttagagagcagcctggtctgcatagagttgaagatcagccagggctacataatgaaatgCTGTCTGAATGTCTTTTTTACTATAATCAGAGGGATGCTGAAATGACTTCGCTAGTCGCAGAAATCTGAATATCCTGAGCATTAAAGTGTAATGTGTAGCTCAGtacaatgcttgcctagcatgcatgcattGAAGCCTTAGATCCAATCCCTAATACTTATGaagctaacaacaacaacaacaacaaaaaaaaccctatagTGTTTGGAATGGCCTTTTCTACTATACGGATATCATCTTTACTGGGCAGAATTCATTAGCATTACCATAGATAAGTATAATTATATTGCCATCAGCTTTGTACAAGTTCACTTCAGTTATTATAAAGGCATAAGatatggggctagagagacggctcagaagttaagagcactggctgcttgctcttccagttcaattctcagaaccctcatggtgactcacaaccatctataatgagatctggtgccctcttctggcgtacaggcatacatgcaggcagtgcattgtatacataataaaaaaataaaatctttttttttttttgaaaaaaaaaagatgtaagatatgggctggagagatgattcagtgattaagagcacttgctcttgcagaagacccgggttcagttcccaggctcacaaccacctgtaattccaattctagGAGGTATGGTGCCTTCTGACATCTGCAGGTACCAGACACTCACATGGCATACAGTcatacatgcaaggaaaacacCCATCCgtgttgtgaaatattttaagatgtgttacatttgtttatgctgtggaacatttgtttaatgatgcaaagatgtgttgcattcttccatgttacatttgtttaactctgtgaagctgtgatactttgcctgtctaaaacctgatggtctaataaagagctgaacaactAATAGCCaggtaggagaaaggataggtggggctggcaggcagagtgaATAAATAGAAGGTGAAATCGGGGATCAAAGGAGGGAGAGATCAAGTAGTGAGAAGAGAAAGGGCCAGCCAAACAACCACCCAGCTAGCTGTGGAGTAAGAGGGAAAGCAAGATCACAGCAGTAAGAAGAGGAAAAAGCCAACAAGGACTCTGGGTACACTGGCAACAACGTAAGAGTGAGAGACCTCGAGTGCTAATATCTCCCACAGAGACATCATCTATAGCTCCCTTGAGGAAAACATTCTCACTTAGAATTAAAATGGCATACATATTCTTCAAATGGGACAGCAGAGGTTGGTGCTACTGTTAGTGGACCTATTTAATGGCATGGAGTTGGAATGTCCAGTCCTCTCCTCCAATTTGGTGATTCAATTCAGACTAAATtgtgtagatggaggctgctcgtttgtcTCCCAACTgttcagacccgaataatcacatagaaactatattaattataacactgtttggccaattccTTAGGCAtatttcttgctaactcttacatcttaaattaactcatttctatttatctgtgtatcaccatgaggctgtaggTAAGGTTCTGCTGGcggctcatgtctttctccttcaacagctacatggcatctccctgactctgcctacttttttctctatatctctgttcagatttccaacCTGActttactaagccattggccaaaacagtttctttaataactaatggtaataaaacatgttcatagCATTCagaaggggaatcccacatcaaactcaGAAATTAGTAAGTGCCTTTCACCCTCTTGCAGCATGGGAAGGAAAGCGTGTTTATCTTAACCTCATTGCTACTGAAGGGGCCTGTACATCGGCACCCTAGCAATTATAACATCACTTTTGAATGCTGTAC belongs to Microtus pennsylvanicus isolate mMicPen1 chromosome 13, mMicPen1.hap1, whole genome shotgun sequence and includes:
- the Nsun4 gene encoding 5-cytosine rRNA methyltransferase NSUN4, with product MAAPVVRSVRKLLKLVDFTSVPRRHRYKKKWATTEPEFPATRLALQNFDMTYSVQFGDLWPSIRVSLLSEQKYGALVNNFAACDNVSAKLEQLSAKDFVNEAISRQEPEPESGLAPTPSPDCSPNLRCFTFSRGDVSRFPPARLGSMGLLDYYLMDAASLLPVLALGLQPGDTVLDLCAAPGGKTLALLQTGCCRNLAANDLSTSRTGRLQKVLDSYVPQDIRDGNQVRVTSWDGRKWGELEGDTYDRVLVDVPCTTDRHSLHEEENNIFQRSRKKERQMLPMLQAQLLAAGLLATKPGGHVVYSTCSLSHLQNEYVVQGAIELLANQYSIQVQVEDLSHFRKLFMDTFCFFPSCQVGELVIPNLMANFGPMYFCKMHRLP